From Candidatus Manganitrophus morganii, the proteins below share one genomic window:
- the gcvPA gene encoding aminomethyl-transferring glycine dehydrogenase subunit GcvPA: MEYIPKTAAEETAMLEAIGVSSFEQLLEIPAGLRLNRPLALPPPLSQMELRRELWEISRKNLDTTTALSFLGGGSYDHFVPSTVGHVLSKSEFYTSYTPYQAEMSQGLLQTIYEYQTMICQLTGMEVSNASVYDGASALAEGALMAMRVTKRSKVILARTVHPHYRQVVKTYLSGLPAARIKEAPFHAGSTSIERLGELIDDQTAAVLIQYPNFFGQLEEVEEIERLAHARGALLVMAVDPISLGILKSPGEFNADIAVGEGQSMGNAISYGGPYVGFFATRRDFIRQMPGRVVGATTDGQGRPGFCLTLQTREQHIRRERATSNICTNQALNALATAVYLATVGKEGLRDVAMLCLAKSHAAQEKIAAVPGFSVPFPAPFFKEFVVKLPVPASRLLKKARRAGILAGIDLGAYYRELKNHLLICATEKHHPEDIERLIAQFKSFNV, from the coding sequence ATGGAATATATTCCGAAAACGGCGGCAGAAGAAACGGCGATGCTGGAGGCGATCGGCGTCTCCTCCTTCGAACAACTCTTGGAGATTCCCGCCGGCCTGCGGCTGAACCGGCCCCTCGCGCTTCCCCCTCCCCTCTCGCAGATGGAGCTGCGGCGGGAGCTCTGGGAGATCAGCCGAAAAAACCTTGATACGACCACCGCCCTCTCTTTTCTCGGCGGGGGGAGTTACGATCACTTCGTTCCGAGCACCGTGGGGCATGTTCTCTCCAAATCGGAGTTCTACACCTCTTACACCCCCTATCAGGCTGAAATGAGCCAGGGACTTCTCCAAACGATCTATGAATACCAGACGATGATCTGCCAGCTGACCGGCATGGAGGTCTCCAACGCGTCGGTTTATGACGGCGCCTCGGCGCTGGCCGAGGGGGCCTTGATGGCGATGCGGGTCACCAAGCGGAGCAAGGTCATCCTCGCTCGGACCGTTCATCCCCACTATCGGCAGGTCGTGAAGACTTACCTCTCCGGCCTTCCGGCGGCCCGGATCAAGGAAGCCCCCTTTCATGCCGGATCGACATCGATCGAACGGCTCGGCGAGCTGATCGACGATCAGACCGCCGCCGTCCTGATTCAATACCCGAATTTCTTCGGACAGTTGGAAGAGGTCGAAGAGATCGAACGGCTCGCCCATGCGCGCGGCGCGCTTCTGGTGATGGCGGTCGATCCGATCTCTCTCGGCATTCTGAAGTCTCCCGGTGAATTCAATGCCGATATCGCCGTCGGCGAAGGACAATCGATGGGAAATGCCATCAGCTACGGCGGCCCCTATGTCGGCTTCTTCGCCACCCGGCGCGATTTCATCCGGCAAATGCCGGGACGGGTGGTCGGCGCCACCACCGATGGACAGGGGCGGCCCGGATTCTGTCTCACCCTCCAGACCCGCGAGCAGCATATTCGCCGGGAGCGGGCCACGTCGAATATCTGCACCAATCAGGCCCTCAACGCGCTGGCAACGGCGGTTTATCTCGCCACCGTCGGGAAGGAAGGGCTCCGTGATGTGGCGATGCTCTGTCTGGCCAAATCGCACGCGGCCCAAGAGAAGATCGCCGCGGTTCCGGGGTTCAGCGTTCCCTTCCCCGCCCCTTTCTTCAAGGAATTTGTGGTCAAACTTCCGGTTCCGGCCTCGCGGCTTCTCAAGAAAGCGCGCCGCGCCGGCATTCTGGCCGGCATCGACCTCGGCGCCTATTATCGCGAGCTGAAGAATCATCTCTTGATCTGCGCCACGGAGAAGCACCACCCGGAAGATATTGAGCGTTTGATCGCGCAGTTTAAATCTTTTAACGTGTGA
- a CDS encoding M28 family peptidase translates to MLERTPVPSDRKAFIASHIAQISEERLLGHLESLVGVRHPVTAPEGLRAGGAYIAGQMKSFGLDLLEEAIEGEHNERFVNLIGRESGGRSGKKILVIGAHYDTVAESPGADDNASGLAVMLEVARILAPLRGKLTPQFVAFSLEEEGFLGSDHYARQVRRNKVPLWGAMILECVGYTDARPGSQTAPAGLPIKLPSQGDFIGLVGNAAAEPIQKAYEAAVATYCPELPCVSLLVPGKGEALPDSRRSDHVPFWDRGYRAVMLTDTADFRNPNYHKKSDQLKTLDLAFMTRVARSLAAAVIDLAELNLVEAKS, encoded by the coding sequence ATGTTGGAGCGCACCCCTGTCCCTTCAGATCGGAAGGCATTCATCGCCTCCCACATCGCTCAGATCAGCGAGGAGCGGCTTCTCGGCCACCTCGAATCGTTGGTCGGCGTCCGGCACCCCGTGACCGCCCCGGAAGGGCTGCGGGCCGGCGGAGCGTATATCGCGGGGCAGATGAAATCGTTCGGCCTCGACCTCCTCGAAGAAGCGATCGAGGGGGAGCACAACGAGCGGTTCGTCAATTTAATCGGACGGGAAAGCGGGGGCCGTTCCGGGAAGAAAATTCTGGTGATCGGAGCCCATTACGACACCGTCGCGGAGTCGCCCGGCGCCGATGACAACGCCAGCGGCTTGGCGGTGATGTTGGAAGTGGCCCGGATTCTCGCGCCGTTGCGCGGGAAGCTGACGCCGCAATTCGTCGCCTTCTCCTTGGAGGAGGAAGGCTTCTTGGGAAGCGATCATTATGCGCGGCAGGTTCGCCGGAACAAGGTCCCCCTCTGGGGGGCGATGATTCTCGAATGCGTCGGCTACACCGATGCGCGTCCCGGCTCGCAGACGGCGCCCGCCGGCCTGCCGATCAAGCTGCCGAGCCAAGGCGATTTCATCGGCTTGGTCGGCAATGCCGCCGCGGAGCCGATTCAGAAGGCGTACGAAGCGGCCGTCGCGACCTACTGCCCCGAGCTTCCCTGCGTCAGCCTGTTGGTCCCTGGCAAAGGAGAAGCCCTTCCCGACTCCCGGCGCTCGGACCATGTGCCGTTCTGGGACCGCGGATACCGCGCGGTGATGCTGACCGACACCGCCGATTTCCGGAATCCGAATTACCACAAAAAGAGCGATCAATTGAAGACGCTCGATCTTGCCTTTATGACCCGCGTCGCGCGGTCGCTGGCGGCCGCCGTCATCGATCTTGCCGAGCTCAATCTAGTAGAAGCAAAATCATGA
- a CDS encoding NUDIX hydrolase: protein MTREIYRGKIVHLFVESADLPNGKTFELEVVRHPGASAVVPLKEDGKVVLIYQYRHAAGGFIYEVPAGKLSPGEAPESCAEREVEEEVGYKIGKLEKLTTIFTAPGFCDEQIHLFLGTELVFSGQQLGEDEVLQVIEMPFEEAMNRIEDQTIRDAKSIVALELAYRRAKKRGWI, encoded by the coding sequence ATGACGCGCGAAATTTATCGAGGGAAAATTGTCCATCTCTTCGTCGAGTCGGCCGACTTGCCGAACGGCAAGACCTTTGAGCTGGAAGTGGTCCGGCATCCGGGAGCTTCGGCGGTTGTTCCTCTGAAAGAAGACGGCAAAGTCGTTCTGATCTACCAATACCGCCATGCCGCCGGAGGGTTTATCTACGAGGTTCCGGCCGGAAAACTCTCGCCGGGAGAGGCCCCCGAGTCGTGCGCGGAACGGGAGGTCGAGGAGGAGGTCGGCTACAAAATCGGCAAGCTGGAGAAGCTGACGACGATCTTCACCGCCCCCGGCTTCTGCGACGAGCAGATCCATCTCTTTCTCGGAACGGAGCTCGTCTTCAGCGGCCAGCAGCTGGGGGAAGATGAAGTGCTGCAGGTGATCGAGATGCCGTTTGAAGAGGCGATGAATCGGATTGAAGACCAGACGATCCGCGACGCCAAAAGCATTGTGGCGTTGGAATTGGCGTACCGCCGGGCGAAAAAGCGGGGCTGGATTTAA
- the gcvPB gene encoding aminomethyl-transferring glycine dehydrogenase subunit GcvPB: MPEKLIFEKSVAGRRGATFPTEALQGFSIDQVLPKKHQRQIPLPLPEVSENELMRHYTRLSHENYGVDTGFYPLGSCTMKYNPKINEDVARFPGFAQIHPLQPIETVQGALQLLYGLEKILAEIAGMARVSLQPVAGAQGELVGMLITRAYHQQQGRQRKKVVIPDSAHGTNPASAALAGYTIQTVHSNADGLIDVDDLAKVVDEETAAFMLTNPNTLGLFEREIEKIVRIVHDAGALMYLDGANLNALLGLTRPGDMGFDIVHFNLHKTFSTPHGGGGPGAGPVGVAERLVPYLPSPTIEKKGEEYFLDERHPQSIGRIHGFHGNFGILVRAYTYISRLGASGLSAISRNAIINANYLRKQLEGSYPVPFNRPCMHEFVLSAKKFREKGVHAWDIAKRLIDYGFYPPTVNFPLVIEEALMIETPESEPREVLDAFAEAMKSIRKEIDDDPTRLTGAPHTRPVGRMDEVQAAKRLDVNYQKK, from the coding sequence GTGCCAGAGAAATTAATTTTTGAAAAAAGTGTCGCGGGACGTCGGGGAGCGACCTTCCCGACCGAGGCGCTACAGGGGTTTTCGATCGACCAGGTGCTGCCGAAGAAACATCAGCGCCAGATCCCGCTGCCGCTGCCGGAGGTGAGCGAAAACGAGCTGATGCGCCACTACACCCGTCTCTCGCACGAGAACTACGGCGTCGACACCGGCTTCTACCCGCTCGGCTCCTGCACGATGAAGTACAACCCGAAGATCAACGAAGATGTCGCCCGCTTCCCCGGCTTTGCGCAGATTCATCCCCTCCAGCCGATCGAAACCGTTCAAGGCGCGCTGCAGCTGCTGTATGGGCTCGAAAAAATCCTCGCGGAGATCGCCGGGATGGCGCGGGTGTCCCTTCAGCCGGTGGCGGGGGCGCAGGGAGAGCTGGTCGGCATGTTGATCACCCGCGCCTACCATCAACAACAGGGACGGCAGCGGAAGAAGGTGGTCATTCCCGATTCGGCGCACGGGACCAATCCCGCCAGCGCCGCCCTCGCCGGCTACACGATCCAGACGGTTCATTCCAACGCCGACGGGCTGATCGACGTGGACGATCTTGCCAAGGTGGTCGACGAAGAGACCGCCGCCTTCATGCTGACGAATCCGAACACGCTCGGCCTGTTTGAACGGGAGATCGAAAAGATCGTCCGGATCGTTCATGACGCGGGGGCCTTGATGTATCTCGACGGCGCCAACCTCAACGCCCTTTTGGGGCTGACCCGTCCCGGCGACATGGGGTTCGATATCGTCCACTTCAACCTCCACAAGACCTTCTCCACTCCCCACGGGGGGGGCGGGCCGGGGGCCGGGCCGGTCGGTGTCGCGGAGCGGTTGGTCCCCTATCTCCCTTCGCCGACGATTGAAAAGAAGGGGGAAGAATATTTTCTCGATGAACGTCACCCCCAATCGATCGGGCGGATTCATGGTTTTCACGGCAACTTCGGGATCTTGGTCCGCGCCTACACCTACATCAGCCGGCTCGGCGCCTCGGGTCTCTCTGCAATTAGTCGAAACGCCATCATCAACGCCAACTATCTTCGAAAGCAGCTGGAAGGATCGTATCCGGTTCCGTTCAACCGTCCCTGCATGCACGAGTTCGTCCTCTCGGCCAAGAAGTTTCGGGAGAAAGGAGTCCATGCCTGGGATATCGCAAAACGGCTGATCGATTACGGTTTCTACCCGCCGACCGTGAACTTCCCGCTCGTCATCGAAGAGGCCTTGATGATCGAGACCCCGGAGAGCGAGCCGCGCGAGGTCCTGGATGCCTTCGCGGAAGCGATGAAGTCGATCCGAAAAGAGATCGACGACGATCCGACCCGCTTGACCGGCGCGCCGCATACCCGTCCGGTCGGCAGAATGGACGAGGTCCAGGCGGCGAAGCGGCTCGATGTGAATTACCAAAAGAAGTAG
- a CDS encoding FAD-binding protein, with product MPLEHDVLIVGAGLAGMRAAIAVPAHLNVGVISKVHPVRSHSVAAEGGINAAIRPEDSWESHMYDTVKGSDWLGDQDAIEILCREAPSDIMELERMGALFSRDPQGRIDQRNFGGLGFPRTCYVADRTGHALVHLLYEQLVKRAAQVYEEWYVTSLIVEEGVCRGVVALNIFNGELTEIRAKAVLLATGGYGRVYLISTNGLINTGDGMALAYRAGVPLQDMEFVQFHPTTLKETGILITEGARGEGGYLFNARGERFMEKYAPKMMELASRDVVSRAEYQEILEGRGVDGCVMLDLRHLGKAKIMEKLPQIWELSITYVGVDPIEAPIPVTPGVHYSMGGILTDIHGATPIRGLFAAGECASVSVHGANRLGGNALMETIVYGRRAGTRAAEYAEQTQPTPSSGRVFQQERERIGAILSRKEGERAGLLREEIGKIMADHFGILRTRERMEEGKRKLAEIRPRLEKIALHDRGKTFNLELIDALQIFSIMDLAECIAEGAAVREESRGAHARPDFPKRDDVNWLKHTLAYRSEAGPRLDYRPVTITRVPLGERKY from the coding sequence ATGCCATTGGAGCATGATGTTCTCATCGTCGGCGCCGGCCTCGCGGGGATGCGTGCGGCGATCGCCGTTCCCGCGCATCTCAACGTCGGCGTGATCTCGAAGGTCCATCCGGTCCGGAGCCACTCGGTGGCGGCGGAGGGGGGGATCAACGCGGCGATCCGTCCGGAGGATTCTTGGGAATCGCACATGTACGACACGGTGAAAGGGAGCGATTGGCTCGGCGATCAAGATGCCATCGAAATCCTCTGCCGGGAAGCGCCGAGCGACATCATGGAGCTGGAGCGGATGGGGGCCCTCTTCTCGCGCGACCCGCAGGGGCGGATCGACCAGCGGAACTTCGGCGGCCTCGGCTTTCCCCGCACCTGCTACGTCGCCGACCGGACCGGACATGCCCTGGTCCATCTTCTTTATGAACAGCTCGTCAAACGGGCTGCGCAGGTTTATGAAGAGTGGTACGTCACCTCGCTCATTGTGGAGGAGGGGGTCTGCCGCGGCGTCGTCGCGCTGAATATCTTCAACGGCGAGTTGACCGAGATTCGCGCCAAGGCGGTGCTCCTGGCGACCGGAGGGTATGGGCGGGTCTATCTGATCTCCACCAACGGGCTGATCAACACCGGCGACGGCATGGCCCTCGCTTATCGCGCCGGGGTCCCCCTGCAGGATATGGAATTCGTTCAGTTCCATCCGACGACGTTGAAAGAGACCGGCATTCTGATCACCGAAGGGGCGCGCGGCGAGGGAGGCTATCTCTTCAACGCCCGCGGCGAGCGGTTCATGGAAAAGTATGCGCCGAAGATGATGGAGCTGGCGAGCCGGGATGTCGTCTCCCGGGCCGAGTACCAGGAAATCCTGGAAGGCCGCGGCGTCGACGGCTGCGTGATGCTCGATCTGCGGCATCTCGGCAAGGCGAAGATCATGGAGAAGCTCCCCCAGATCTGGGAGCTTTCGATCACCTATGTCGGGGTCGATCCGATCGAAGCCCCCATTCCGGTGACCCCCGGGGTTCACTATTCGATGGGAGGGATCTTAACCGACATCCACGGCGCAACACCGATTCGGGGTCTCTTTGCCGCCGGGGAATGCGCCTCCGTCTCGGTCCATGGCGCCAACCGGCTCGGCGGAAATGCGCTGATGGAGACGATCGTCTACGGCCGGCGGGCCGGGACCCGCGCCGCCGAATACGCGGAGCAGACGCAACCGACACCCTCTTCAGGCCGGGTGTTTCAGCAGGAGCGTGAGCGGATCGGAGCAATCCTCTCCCGGAAAGAGGGGGAGCGGGCCGGGTTGCTCCGGGAAGAGATCGGAAAGATCATGGCGGACCATTTCGGCATTCTGAGAACACGCGAGCGGATGGAGGAGGGGAAACGGAAGCTGGCGGAGATCCGGCCGAGGCTGGAAAAGATCGCCCTCCACGACCGGGGAAAAACCTTCAATCTCGAATTGATCGATGCGCTGCAGATTTTCTCGATTATGGATCTGGCGGAGTGCATTGCCGAAGGAGCGGCCGTTCGGGAAGAATCGCGCGGCGCCCACGCCCGCCCCGACTTCCCCAAACGGGACGATGTGAATTGGCTGAAACATACGCTGGCGTATCGATCAGAGGCCGGCCCCCGGCTCGATTACCGCCCGGTGACGATCACGCGGGTGCCGCTGGGGGAGCGCAAATACTAA
- a CDS encoding YCF48-related protein, with amino-acid sequence MKKLTLLIFLIYLAGCNDGSGQKDWTFPSPTPFSPFIQLSAAELAFTGAGCGSNPASQTFEVTNAGKGTFTWSTSNVPSWLMLTPSGGTVPTTVTAQIDTTGLSCGEDYSQTVHIEAPDAGNTPVSLTVTLTIPAPTTPPPAIITDTPKVTFTASSCGGIATSGSPSFTITSDGNGSFHWSATASQPWIQFAPTNGTDGATVTVADIDTATLPCGATSSGTITISSTATGVSPQSVTVEVIVPPRPAIITDKLKVTFTASSCGGVATSGSPSFMITSDGNGGFSWSGAGSAAWIQFAPTSGTDGATVTVANVDTADLPCGATSSGTITLTSAEAGNSPQSVTVEVVVPSAANITPSASALGFFATACKGSPDPQPFTIQNNGGSSLGWSAAVTYAGAETGWVTLDITGGTVAAGATSTDITVTVDASTLTCGQAHSATLTLTATSGGSALSPVQSKTIEVGLSNPVAWKHQNPKPTSYPINDVTFSEEGVAWAVADSGTILRSPPDSPDYGNNWIPVVSGTGEDLRAIRFVNPLEGWIVGDGGTILHSSNGGAIWETESSSTTQPLQSVYFLDASHGWAVGDAGTILYRDGGGSWAPIASGRTDQLTHVFMNDATHGWITTNNANDSILWTDDNWAGILPQDRKSARQLYSLFFLPKDPNSPFPDRLEGWAVGAPDLGGNGSILHIYSDTGAEPWTTEMVASGTTSTLLDVFMSTPSLGWAIGGDDNTGAGTILQWNGAAWLPVTFNAGDPSLPSAKYFRGVASNNGNGVAAGLSGMVFTSFNGTAWDNVSGPSMNHLKSVGFALDGVNGWAVGDAGTVLTTSTGGSSWIKQSAGASDFNSLSVVSATDAWAVTSNRQIYHYSSGAWGLNTTLTSSGSLKGVHFANATNGWAVGRVVNGATTRQVYYYNGTTWSPQASACIPAAATMNGIYFLDASRGWMVGTSGWTARTTDGGASWACTQATPTTTTWNAVHFISASTGWAVGNSGRIYRTTDGGVTWSPQTSTTTSALFAVRFSDANNGWVVGAAGMVLYTQNGGSTWTRQSQVGTNQNLNGLYFAPGGLEGWAVGNNGVLLHTGSGGVN; translated from the coding sequence ATGAAGAAACTTACCCTTTTGATCTTCTTAATTTATTTGGCTGGCTGTAACGACGGCAGCGGCCAAAAGGATTGGACATTCCCGTCTCCGACCCCTTTTTCTCCGTTCATTCAACTGAGCGCGGCGGAGCTGGCCTTCACCGGCGCCGGCTGCGGATCGAATCCGGCCAGCCAGACGTTTGAGGTTACCAATGCCGGAAAGGGAACATTCACCTGGTCGACTTCCAATGTTCCTTCCTGGTTGATGCTGACCCCTTCCGGCGGGACGGTTCCCACGACGGTGACGGCGCAGATCGACACGACCGGTCTTTCTTGCGGCGAGGACTATTCGCAAACGGTTCATATTGAAGCCCCTGACGCCGGCAACACACCGGTCTCTTTGACGGTGACCTTGACGATCCCGGCGCCGACGACACCGCCTCCGGCGATTATCACGGACACACCGAAGGTGACTTTCACCGCCTCTTCCTGCGGCGGGATCGCGACCAGCGGATCGCCGTCATTTACAATCACCAGCGATGGAAACGGAAGCTTCCATTGGAGCGCAACGGCAAGCCAGCCCTGGATTCAGTTCGCCCCGACGAACGGGACCGACGGAGCGACGGTCACCGTGGCGGATATCGACACCGCCACCCTCCCTTGCGGAGCGACTTCATCGGGAACGATCACCATCAGCTCGACGGCGACAGGCGTTTCTCCGCAGAGCGTCACCGTGGAAGTCATCGTTCCGCCCCGTCCGGCGATCATCACAGATAAACTGAAAGTGACCTTTACCGCTTCTTCCTGCGGCGGGGTCGCAACCAGCGGATCGCCTTCGTTTATGATCACCAGCGACGGAAACGGCGGCTTCAGTTGGAGCGGCGCGGGGAGCGCCGCTTGGATTCAATTTGCTCCCACAAGCGGGACCGACGGAGCGACGGTGACGGTGGCGAATGTCGACACGGCCGATCTTCCCTGCGGAGCGACCTCTTCGGGAACGATCACCCTCACCTCGGCCGAGGCGGGAAATTCTCCCCAGAGCGTCACCGTGGAAGTGGTGGTCCCTTCGGCGGCGAATATCACGCCGAGTGCCTCTGCCCTCGGTTTCTTTGCGACCGCTTGCAAGGGGAGCCCCGACCCGCAACCATTTACCATTCAGAACAACGGCGGAAGCTCCCTCGGTTGGAGCGCGGCGGTGACCTATGCGGGCGCGGAGACAGGATGGGTCACCCTCGATATCACCGGCGGGACGGTGGCGGCCGGCGCCACCTCGACCGATATCACCGTGACCGTGGATGCATCGACGCTGACCTGCGGACAGGCCCATTCGGCCACCCTCACGCTGACGGCGACCTCCGGCGGAAGCGCGCTCTCTCCGGTGCAGTCGAAGACGATCGAAGTCGGCCTGAGCAATCCGGTCGCATGGAAGCATCAAAATCCGAAGCCGACCAGCTATCCGATCAACGATGTGACCTTCTCTGAAGAAGGGGTGGCCTGGGCGGTCGCCGATAGCGGGACGATTCTCCGCTCCCCTCCCGACTCCCCCGATTACGGGAACAATTGGATTCCGGTGGTCAGCGGTACGGGGGAAGATCTTCGCGCGATTCGATTCGTCAATCCGTTGGAAGGATGGATCGTCGGCGACGGCGGCACCATCCTTCACAGCAGCAACGGCGGGGCGATTTGGGAGACGGAGAGCAGTTCGACCACCCAACCGCTTCAGTCGGTTTATTTTCTCGACGCGTCTCATGGATGGGCGGTGGGAGACGCGGGAACCATTCTTTATCGGGATGGAGGGGGATCTTGGGCGCCGATCGCTTCCGGAAGGACCGACCAATTGACCCATGTCTTCATGAACGATGCAACGCACGGGTGGATTACCACGAACAATGCGAACGATTCGATCTTATGGACGGACGATAACTGGGCCGGCATTCTCCCGCAGGATCGGAAGTCCGCCAGACAACTCTACTCTCTCTTTTTTCTTCCCAAAGATCCGAACTCCCCCTTTCCCGATCGGTTGGAAGGATGGGCGGTCGGCGCCCCCGATTTGGGCGGGAACGGATCGATTCTTCACATCTATTCGGATACCGGTGCGGAACCCTGGACAACGGAGATGGTCGCCAGCGGTACCACTTCGACGCTTCTGGATGTTTTTATGTCTACTCCCAGTCTCGGTTGGGCCATCGGGGGAGACGATAACACGGGGGCCGGAACCATTCTCCAATGGAATGGAGCGGCGTGGCTCCCTGTGACCTTTAACGCCGGTGATCCGTCGCTTCCTTCCGCCAAATATTTTAGGGGGGTTGCTTCCAATAATGGAAACGGGGTTGCCGCCGGTCTTTCCGGGATGGTCTTTACCAGTTTTAACGGGACCGCCTGGGATAATGTCTCCGGACCCTCCATGAATCATTTAAAGTCTGTTGGTTTCGCTCTGGACGGGGTCAACGGTTGGGCGGTGGGTGACGCCGGGACCGTTTTGACGACATCGACTGGGGGATCCAGCTGGATAAAACAGTCTGCGGGCGCCAGCGACTTTAACAGCCTCTCCGTGGTTTCCGCAACCGACGCCTGGGCCGTCACCAGTAACCGGCAGATTTATCATTACAGCAGCGGCGCTTGGGGGCTCAACACCACCCTGACCAGTTCCGGAAGCCTGAAAGGGGTTCACTTCGCCAATGCGACGAATGGCTGGGCGGTCGGTCGGGTCGTCAACGGGGCCACGACGAGGCAGGTTTATTATTACAACGGGACGACCTGGTCGCCGCAAGCGAGTGCCTGTATTCCCGCGGCGGCGACGATGAACGGCATTTATTTCCTTGATGCCAGCAGGGGCTGGATGGTCGGAACCAGTGGGTGGACCGCCCGCACCACCGATGGGGGAGCAAGCTGGGCCTGCACCCAGGCCACTCCGACGACCACCACCTGGAATGCGGTTCACTTTATTAGCGCATCGACCGGCTGGGCCGTTGGTAACTCTGGGAGGATTTATCGGACCACCGATGGAGGGGTTACCTGGTCACCTCAGACATCGACAACAACATCGGCTCTTTTTGCCGTCCGTTTCTCGGATGCCAATAATGGATGGGTGGTCGGGGCGGCGGGAATGGTTTTGTATACACAGAACGGCGGGTCCACCTGGACACGGCAATCACAGGTCGGAACAAATCAGAATCTGAATGGTCTGTACTTTGCTCCGGGCGGCTTGGAAGGATGGGCGGTCGGAAATAACGGGGTTCTCCTTCACACCGGTTCCGGCGGGGTGAACTAA
- a CDS encoding FHA domain-containing protein produces MDNEDTIHPEASPVTDPRKCLPCLVVISGKTLGKKYMLDQKQIVVGRGDQAQISIDEKTVSRNHAEFYRKNNQTMVKDLHSKNGIYVNDIRVIGSALKDGDLIRIGTTVFKFVGGGNLEGQYYQA; encoded by the coding sequence ATGGATAATGAGGATACGATTCATCCCGAGGCATCTCCGGTGACCGATCCTCGAAAGTGCCTTCCCTGCCTGGTTGTCATCTCGGGTAAAACACTTGGGAAGAAATATATGCTAGACCAGAAACAGATCGTGGTCGGCCGGGGGGATCAGGCCCAGATCTCGATCGATGAGAAGACCGTCTCGCGAAATCACGCCGAGTTTTATCGGAAGAATAATCAAACGATGGTCAAGGATCTCCACAGCAAGAACGGAATTTATGTCAACGATATCAGGGTCATCGGTTCCGCGTTGAAAGACGGCGATCTCATCCGGATCGGAACCACCGTCTTCAAATTCGTCGGCGGAGGGAATCTCGAAGGGCAGTATTATCAGGCGTAA